The Bacteroidota bacterium genome includes a region encoding these proteins:
- a CDS encoding trypsin-like serine protease, with the protein MKHKTVIITTLSAMIFLTFFSGIIRHDVDEKIYLKLAAQKQFDCVGRIYKDTLASGSCVLISDRFVLSAAHVFIDSDTRPDTLNFNGQTIIVYVTYNHRVTDISNVNLVFDGQKVKVNNIWIHPYYLDSLTKGTCDIALLELENPINNIKPAKLNTIADELNADVVGVGFGVSGPADKPDLVGSFNKKIAGENVVDSIGGPLYLGNQTLLFCDFDHPTRKDCNKLGSPTPRPLEYISAGGDSGGGLFRKNGNEWELIGICSGVSYDITQLNKSGYYGQLMEWTRTSIFTKWLDESEN; encoded by the coding sequence ATGAAACATAAAACAGTAATCATAACCACTCTAAGTGCAATGATTTTCCTGACATTTTTTTCAGGTATTATCAGACACGATGTAGATGAAAAAATCTATTTAAAATTAGCCGCCCAAAAACAATTTGATTGTGTTGGACGAATTTACAAAGACACTTTAGCAAGTGGTTCGTGTGTATTAATTAGTGACCGCTTTGTGTTGAGTGCTGCACATGTGTTTATTGACAGTGACACTCGACCTGACACCCTTAATTTTAACGGCCAAACAATAATTGTTTATGTTACCTACAATCATAGAGTGACTGATATTTCTAATGTGAATTTAGTATTCGATGGACAAAAAGTAAAAGTAAATAACATATGGATACATCCATACTATCTAGACAGTCTGACAAAAGGGACTTGTGATATTGCCCTTCTTGAATTAGAGAATCCTATAAATAACATTAAGCCGGCAAAACTCAACACGATTGCAGATGAATTAAATGCTGATGTTGTCGGAGTTGGATTTGGGGTATCCGGCCCTGCAGACAAACCAGATTTAGTTGGCTCTTTCAACAAGAAAATTGCAGGTGAAAATGTAGTGGACAGCATTGGCGGACCATTATATCTTGGTAATCAAACCTTGCTATTTTGTGATTTTGACCATCCTACTCGAAAGGATTGTAATAAATTAGGAAGTCCCACACCAAGACCATTGGAATACATATCTGCTGGTGGTGACAGTGGCGGCGGTCTATTTAGAAAAAATGGTAACGAATGGGAGTTGATTGGTATTTGTTCAGGTGTAAGTTACGACATAACACAATTGAATAAATCAGGCTACTACGGACAATTAATGGAATGGACAAGAACATCTATATTCACAAAATGGTTAGATGAATCAGAGAATTAA